A region from the Oceanidesulfovibrio marinus genome encodes:
- a CDS encoding response regulator has protein sequence MTTDVLIVDDSRAICMLMRRILENADMSVLEAADGRHALSVLQRIDPPACIVTEIDLPVMDGVQLIREVRENPIHAHVPIVVLTRESDDRRIDQAKAAGASCIMSKPFDIDEFLDLITPMVESARQASAYRSAC, from the coding sequence ATGACGACGGATGTGCTTATAGTGGACGATTCGCGGGCCATTTGCATGCTGATGCGGAGAATTCTGGAAAACGCGGACATGAGCGTGCTCGAAGCCGCGGACGGCAGGCATGCCCTGAGCGTGCTCCAGCGTATCGACCCGCCGGCGTGCATCGTCACGGAGATTGACCTGCCGGTGATGGACGGCGTCCAGCTCATCCGTGAGGTGCGTGAGAACCCGATCCACGCGCACGTCCCGATCGTGGTGCTTACACGGGAGAGCGATGACCGCCGCATAGACCAGGCAAAGGCCGCGGGCGCGAGCTGCATCATGAGCAAGCCCTTCGACATCGACGAGTTCCTCGATTTGATAACACCCATGGTGGAGTCGGCCAGGCAGGCCAGCGCATACCGTTCCGCCTGCTGA
- a CDS encoding alpha/beta fold hydrolase: protein MGRITVKDGTEIYYKDWGSGQPVVMCHGWPLDSDSWGAMMIFLASRGYRCIAHDRRGHGRSSQPWDGNDMDHYADDLAELMNALDLKNAVLMGFSTGGGEVARYIGRHGTGRLAKAALLSSVPPLMLKTPDNPEGTPIEVFDDLRKQSLQNRPQFYKDLASGPFFGFNRPNANPSEGLIDWFWLMGMRAGHKNTYDCIKAFSETDCTEDLKKFDVPTLVLQGDDDQVVPIQAASLKTAKIVPDATLKIYEGAPHGLFATMPDRLHEDVLAFIKS from the coding sequence ATGGGCAGGATCACTGTAAAAGACGGTACGGAAATTTATTACAAAGACTGGGGCTCGGGACAGCCGGTTGTCATGTGCCACGGCTGGCCGCTGGACAGCGACAGTTGGGGGGCGATGATGATCTTCCTGGCCTCCAGGGGCTACCGCTGCATCGCCCACGACAGGCGGGGCCACGGCCGTTCCAGCCAGCCCTGGGACGGCAACGACATGGACCACTACGCCGACGACCTGGCGGAGCTCATGAACGCTCTGGATCTGAAGAACGCCGTACTCATGGGCTTCTCCACAGGCGGTGGCGAGGTTGCCCGCTACATAGGCCGGCATGGGACCGGACGCTTGGCCAAGGCCGCGCTCCTTTCCTCTGTGCCGCCGCTGATGCTGAAGACGCCGGACAACCCGGAGGGCACGCCCATCGAGGTGTTCGACGATTTACGCAAGCAGTCGCTGCAGAACCGCCCGCAGTTCTACAAAGACCTGGCGAGCGGCCCGTTCTTCGGCTTCAACAGGCCGAACGCCAATCCGTCGGAGGGGCTCATCGACTGGTTCTGGCTCATGGGCATGCGCGCCGGCCACAAGAATACCTATGACTGCATCAAGGCGTTTTCGGAGACGGATTGCACCGAGGATCTGAAGAAGTTCGACGTGCCTACCCTGGTGCTGCAGGGCGACGACGACCAGGTCGTGCCCATCCAGGCGGCCAGCCTGAAAACCGCGAAGATCGTGCCCGACGCGACCCTGAAGATATACGAAGGCGCGCCCCACGGGCTTTTCGCGACCATGCCGGACAGGCTGCACGAGGACGTGCTGGCGTTCATCAAGTCCTGA
- a CDS encoding PP2C family protein-serine/threonine phosphatase, translating to MRYTAATHVGEVRAVNEDRYLVREVDDGRSLLLAVSDGMGGEAAGDLAAETIVDFLEDVPAEGLGDPAVLVRHVHEVNELIHKLVRDNPDLAGMGATLTAAYVSGKKAAWVHVGDSRLYLLRGGELKRITRDQRFIQEFIDHGELTEEQARDHPLRSMLNQSVGSPDVEPVTGTLDLAAGDVLLICSDGLHDMVQEEAIAERLSAMAGQDQPDLETCAGDLVEAAREAGGHDNITLVLAMI from the coding sequence ATGCGATATACGGCTGCAACCCATGTAGGAGAGGTCCGCGCCGTCAATGAGGACCGATATCTGGTGCGCGAGGTGGACGACGGACGCTCGCTGCTGCTGGCCGTCTCGGACGGCATGGGCGGCGAGGCGGCCGGCGATCTCGCGGCCGAGACGATAGTGGATTTTCTGGAAGACGTGCCGGCAGAGGGCCTGGGCGACCCGGCTGTCCTTGTGCGGCACGTCCATGAGGTGAACGAGCTCATCCACAAGCTGGTACGGGACAACCCGGACTTGGCCGGCATGGGCGCCACGCTTACCGCGGCGTACGTTTCCGGCAAGAAGGCCGCCTGGGTCCATGTGGGCGATTCGCGGCTCTATCTATTGCGTGGCGGCGAGCTCAAACGCATTACCCGCGACCAGCGCTTCATCCAGGAGTTCATTGACCATGGCGAACTCACCGAGGAGCAGGCCAGGGATCATCCGCTGCGGAGCATGCTGAACCAGAGCGTGGGCTCCCCGGATGTGGAGCCGGTCACCGGCACGCTCGATCTCGCCGCGGGCGACGTGCTGCTCATCTGCAGCGACGGCCTGCACGACATGGTGCAAGAGGAGGCCATCGCGGAACGGCTCTCCGCCATGGCCGGCCAGGACCAGCCGGACCTGGAGACGTGCGCCGGCGATCTTGTGGAGGCGGCGCGGGAGGCCGGCGGCCACGACAACATCACCCTCGTGCTCGCCATGATCTGA
- a CDS encoding SpoIIE family protein phosphatase, with the protein MLRSLNTKIFLLVFFILALIAVAVFYITNRDVGRAMYSAEERSIANVLKLMELNVAGRYKGLLLDKVGKTQEIKRYLTDLSATFESGLDHFAQMAEDGDVSMERTQTAALDWVLSMPANSTKYFFVYDGDYNLLAYPGTNLGGKRATDFMDIEGRHVLEAARAEAMELGEAFSTYTWPTLNGTGTAKRFALFGYFPQWDWVYAVSVDIGDVERALKKQLQQIVNVLDQNIPQVEFAMTGFVFLFDSSKNIIAAPDRIRRLLEGGADTMGELVNTESNRPVLEDFMAWAEKDKKAGPFSFSVTGKDGGTISLEADVAYFKPLDWYIAAVAPVDEIEAPARQLLAHISASILGVFLVSLLLALAFSRHIARPLRLLARHAMTLPEQDFSKPAEGPSPIGDLPKHHDDEVGRLASSFVFMERSLRENISNLMEVTATKNRIESELSIARDIQLGLLPKIFPPFPDRNEFDLHAVLVSAKEVGGDLYDFFFLDDRRLCLVVGDVSDKGVPAALFMAITKTLVKVAAERHDDPAVMLNLVNDLLSEDNPNTMFVTIIIGILDLETGRFDYVNGGHNPPIIIGPDIRWVTGVSGPMAGAMDGIQYKHLATTLAPGEAILLYTDGVTEAMNAGLELFGENRLEETVRAMPDASAREIIEGVMDKVHEHAAGAVQSDDITMLCVRYKGPEA; encoded by the coding sequence ATGCTCCGTTCGCTCAATACAAAGATTTTTTTGCTGGTCTTTTTCATTCTCGCTCTCATTGCCGTCGCCGTCTTCTACATAACCAACCGCGATGTGGGACGCGCAATGTACAGCGCCGAGGAGCGCTCCATCGCCAACGTGCTCAAGCTCATGGAGCTCAACGTTGCCGGCCGGTACAAGGGCCTGCTGCTGGACAAGGTGGGCAAGACCCAGGAGATCAAGCGCTACCTCACGGACCTTTCCGCCACCTTTGAAAGCGGCCTGGACCACTTTGCACAGATGGCCGAGGACGGCGACGTCTCCATGGAACGCACCCAGACCGCCGCTCTCGACTGGGTGCTGTCCATGCCCGCCAACAGCACAAAGTACTTTTTCGTCTATGACGGCGACTACAACCTGCTGGCCTATCCGGGCACGAACCTCGGCGGCAAGAGGGCCACGGATTTCATGGACATTGAAGGCCGCCACGTGCTGGAGGCGGCCCGCGCCGAGGCTATGGAGCTGGGCGAGGCGTTCTCCACCTACACCTGGCCCACCCTGAACGGCACAGGCACGGCCAAGCGGTTCGCCCTCTTCGGCTACTTCCCGCAGTGGGACTGGGTCTACGCCGTCAGCGTGGACATCGGTGACGTGGAGCGCGCGCTGAAAAAGCAGCTCCAGCAGATCGTGAACGTACTCGACCAGAACATTCCGCAGGTCGAGTTCGCCATGACAGGCTTCGTCTTCCTTTTCGACAGCTCCAAGAACATCATCGCGGCGCCGGACCGCATCCGCCGGCTGCTGGAAGGCGGCGCCGACACCATGGGCGAGCTCGTGAACACCGAAAGCAACCGCCCGGTGCTCGAAGATTTCATGGCCTGGGCCGAGAAGGACAAGAAAGCCGGGCCCTTCTCCTTTTCCGTGACCGGCAAGGACGGCGGTACAATCTCTTTGGAAGCGGACGTGGCCTACTTCAAGCCGCTGGATTGGTACATCGCGGCCGTAGCCCCCGTAGACGAGATCGAGGCCCCGGCCCGGCAGCTCCTGGCACACATCTCCGCCTCCATCCTCGGCGTCTTCCTGGTCAGCCTGCTGCTGGCCCTGGCCTTCTCGCGCCACATCGCCAGACCGCTCCGGCTGTTGGCCCGGCACGCCATGACCCTGCCGGAGCAGGACTTCTCCAAGCCGGCCGAAGGGCCCTCGCCCATCGGCGACTTGCCGAAGCACCACGATGACGAGGTCGGCCGTCTGGCCTCCTCCTTTGTCTTCATGGAGCGCTCCCTGCGCGAGAACATCTCCAACCTCATGGAAGTGACGGCCACCAAGAACCGCATCGAGAGCGAGCTCTCCATTGCCCGCGACATCCAGCTGGGCCTGCTGCCCAAGATCTTCCCGCCCTTCCCGGACCGCAACGAGTTCGACCTGCACGCCGTGCTCGTCTCGGCCAAGGAGGTGGGCGGCGACCTCTACGACTTCTTCTTCCTCGATGACAGGCGGCTCTGCCTCGTGGTGGGCGACGTCTCGGACAAGGGCGTGCCCGCGGCGCTGTTCATGGCCATCACCAAGACCCTGGTGAAGGTCGCTGCCGAGCGCCACGACGACCCGGCCGTGATGCTCAACCTGGTCAACGATCTGCTCAGCGAAGACAACCCGAACACCATGTTCGTGACCATCATCATCGGCATCCTGGACCTGGAGACCGGGCGTTTCGACTACGTCAACGGCGGCCACAACCCGCCCATTATCATCGGACCGGACATCCGCTGGGTCACCGGCGTGAGCGGCCCCATGGCCGGGGCCATGGACGGTATCCAGTACAAGCACCTGGCCACCACCCTGGCTCCGGGCGAGGCCATCCTCCTGTACACGGACGGCGTCACCGAAGCCATGAATGCCGGGCTGGAGCTGTTCGGCGAGAACAGGCTGGAAGAGACGGTGCGCGCCATGCCAGACGCCAGCGCACGGGAGATCATCGAGGGCGTGATGGACAAGGTGCACGAGCACGCCGCAGGAGCCGTGCAGTCCGACGACATCACCATGCTCTGCGTGCGATACAAGGGACCGGAGGCGTAG
- a CDS encoding alanine racemase, with the protein MARLVIDLDGLANNARRLRDYCEGRGLTMLPVLKGAGFDAEVARVARDAGGAVPAAAHPFGVQAVHEALGERAVLLTMPPCSRAEAIVAHAYRSFVSEPAAIRALSLAAQRAGIPHEVVLFVDVGDLREGCLPAQLSGILREAVSLEHDLFRVAGLATNFGCLTGLRPSHEAMECMDLLAAEAARVLGRTPDVLSLGGSILLPWMAEHELPAYATELRLGETLLLGHFQDEHVPVAGLTPDPVLLEGEVLEVARKPTSRDGAYGPNALGELTRPQDRGERLRALLDFGVLDTKPWELSCRTPGVEYVGATSNYAVFDVESADPVPKPGDRLLFSMGYEALARAFHSRYLERRHTAALAGIS; encoded by the coding sequence ATGGCCCGGCTCGTTATCGATCTGGACGGCCTTGCAAACAACGCCCGGCGGCTCCGCGACTATTGCGAGGGCCGTGGCCTCACCATGCTGCCCGTACTCAAGGGCGCCGGCTTCGACGCCGAGGTGGCTCGCGTTGCCAGAGACGCCGGCGGCGCAGTCCCTGCCGCGGCGCATCCCTTCGGCGTGCAAGCCGTGCACGAGGCCCTGGGCGAACGCGCCGTGCTGCTGACCATGCCACCCTGCTCCCGGGCAGAGGCCATCGTGGCGCATGCATACCGCTCCTTCGTGTCGGAGCCTGCGGCCATCCGCGCCCTTTCCCTGGCCGCGCAACGGGCCGGCATACCCCACGAGGTGGTGCTGTTCGTGGATGTGGGCGACCTGCGCGAAGGCTGCCTTCCTGCGCAGCTCTCCGGCATCCTGCGCGAGGCCGTCTCCCTGGAGCACGACCTTTTCCGCGTGGCCGGGCTGGCCACCAACTTCGGCTGTCTTACCGGGCTGCGGCCGTCGCACGAGGCCATGGAGTGCATGGACCTCCTCGCGGCCGAGGCTGCGAGAGTTCTGGGCCGGACGCCGGATGTGCTCTCCCTCGGCGGCTCTATCCTGCTCCCCTGGATGGCGGAGCACGAGCTGCCCGCCTACGCCACCGAGCTGCGCCTGGGCGAAACCCTGCTGCTGGGCCATTTCCAGGACGAGCACGTGCCGGTCGCCGGTCTCACGCCCGACCCGGTGCTGCTGGAAGGCGAGGTGCTGGAGGTTGCGCGCAAGCCCACCAGCAGAGACGGCGCCTACGGCCCCAACGCCCTAGGCGAGCTGACCCGGCCGCAGGACCGCGGCGAGCGCCTGCGCGCCCTGCTGGACTTCGGCGTGCTGGACACCAAGCCGTGGGAGCTCAGCTGCCGCACGCCAGGCGTGGAGTACGTGGGGGCCACGTCCAACTACGCCGTGTTCGACGTGGAGTCGGCCGATCCTGTCCCGAAACCGGGGGACCGCCTGCTATTCAGCATGGGCTACGAGGCCCTGGCGCGGGCCTTCCACTCGCGCTACCTGGAACGTCGCCATACCGCCGCACTGGCAGGTATTTCTTGA
- a CDS encoding ABC transporter substrate-binding protein, giving the protein MIRTLARLCIVLLVLVLAPGLAPGASAAPNDDFPTTPAAKPDGSKWRLGYLEGGPYSQYPATLIATVKGLVDLDWLKPLTFPEDISPEDAHKLWEYLAKNADSEYIEFAPDAFWSGNWDEAPPREQLRAEVIERLNKGDIDLMIAMGTWAGQDLATSEVSTPTVVLSSSDPLGSGIVKSADDSGLDHLNARLDPTRYLRQVRLFHDIIGFKRLGIVYEDTMAGRTYAALDDVKTVAAERGFEVVPCTTMLDVHSGEAFRNLQTCLDELAPKVDAMYLTENNGMQLDKFPELLAPLFANDVPTFSMAGSDEVRHGVLLSIAQAGFKYVGDFHAKTIAKILNGATPRLLTQVFEAPPKIAINLKTAERIGFDPPVDILMAADEIYENIEEAPPAK; this is encoded by the coding sequence ATGATACGCACGCTCGCTCGACTCTGCATCGTTCTGCTGGTCCTTGTTCTGGCGCCGGGCCTTGCCCCCGGCGCAAGCGCCGCTCCTAACGACGATTTCCCCACCACACCCGCTGCCAAGCCCGACGGCTCCAAGTGGCGCCTCGGCTATCTGGAGGGCGGCCCCTACAGCCAGTACCCGGCCACGCTCATCGCCACGGTCAAGGGGCTCGTCGATCTGGACTGGCTGAAACCGCTGACTTTTCCCGAGGACATCAGCCCGGAAGACGCCCACAAGCTCTGGGAGTACCTCGCCAAGAACGCCGACAGCGAGTACATCGAGTTTGCGCCGGACGCCTTCTGGTCCGGCAACTGGGACGAGGCCCCGCCGCGGGAGCAGCTTCGCGCCGAGGTCATCGAGCGGCTCAACAAAGGCGACATCGACCTGATGATCGCCATGGGCACCTGGGCCGGCCAGGACCTGGCGACCTCCGAGGTGAGCACGCCCACCGTGGTCCTCTCCTCCTCCGACCCCCTGGGCTCTGGTATCGTAAAGAGCGCGGACGACTCCGGATTAGACCACCTCAACGCGCGGCTCGATCCTACCCGCTATCTGCGCCAGGTGCGGCTCTTCCACGACATCATCGGCTTCAAGCGCCTCGGCATTGTCTATGAAGACACCATGGCCGGCCGGACCTACGCCGCGCTGGACGACGTGAAAACCGTGGCGGCGGAGCGCGGGTTCGAGGTCGTGCCCTGCACCACCATGCTGGACGTGCACTCGGGCGAGGCCTTCCGCAACCTGCAGACCTGCCTCGATGAGCTGGCTCCCAAGGTGGACGCCATGTACCTGACTGAGAACAACGGCATGCAGCTGGACAAGTTCCCGGAGCTGCTGGCCCCGCTCTTCGCCAACGACGTCCCCACCTTTTCCATGGCCGGGTCCGACGAGGTGCGCCACGGCGTGCTGCTCTCCATAGCCCAGGCCGGCTTCAAGTACGTGGGCGACTTCCACGCCAAGACCATCGCCAAGATCCTCAACGGCGCCACCCCCCGGCTGCTCACCCAGGTGTTCGAAGCGCCGCCCAAGATCGCCATCAACCTGAAGACGGCGGAGCGCATCGGCTTCGACCCGCCTGTGGACATCCTCATGGCCGCGGACGAGATCTACGAAAACATCGAGGAAGCGCCGCCTGCCAAATAG
- a CDS encoding zinc metalloprotease HtpX, producing MTSQIKTVLLLGLLTGIILFLGGALGGRVGLFFAFAFALVMNVGSYWYSDKIVLAMYRAREVAPQDAPALHAIVSDLAREANIPKPRVVIVPQDSPNAFATGRNPEHGVVAVTQGLLEILSTEELRGVLAHEMGHIKNRDILVSTIAGVLASVVMSLAMFARFAFFFGGIGGRDGEGGNPFAALILALVAPIAAMLVQMGISRSREYLADDTGAKLSGHPLYLASALEKLDAYGKRRPMRLGNEATSHMFIVHPFSGKRAMSLFSTHPPIQERIARLRRMAGQTA from the coding sequence ATGACGAGTCAAATAAAGACAGTGCTCCTGCTCGGTCTGCTCACGGGCATCATCCTGTTTCTCGGCGGCGCCCTTGGCGGCCGCGTCGGTCTGTTCTTCGCTTTCGCCTTTGCCCTGGTTATGAACGTGGGCAGCTACTGGTACTCGGACAAGATCGTGCTTGCCATGTACCGCGCCAGGGAGGTGGCCCCCCAGGACGCCCCGGCCCTGCACGCCATTGTGTCGGATCTGGCGCGCGAGGCGAACATTCCCAAGCCGCGCGTGGTCATCGTGCCGCAAGACAGCCCCAACGCCTTTGCCACAGGCCGCAATCCGGAGCACGGCGTGGTCGCCGTGACCCAGGGCCTTCTGGAAATCCTCTCCACCGAGGAGCTGCGCGGCGTGCTGGCGCATGAGATGGGCCACATCAAAAACCGCGACATCCTGGTTTCCACAATTGCGGGCGTGCTCGCCTCCGTGGTCATGTCCCTGGCGATGTTCGCACGATTCGCCTTTTTCTTCGGTGGGATCGGCGGACGTGACGGCGAAGGCGGCAACCCCTTTGCCGCGCTTATCCTGGCCCTTGTCGCGCCCATAGCCGCCATGCTGGTGCAGATGGGCATCTCCCGCTCGCGGGAGTATCTGGCGGACGACACCGGGGCCAAGCTCTCTGGCCACCCCCTGTACCTGGCCAGCGCCCTGGAAAAGCTGGATGCCTACGGCAAACGCCGGCCCATGCGCCTGGGCAACGAGGCGACCTCGCACATGTTCATCGTCCACCCCTTCAGCGGCAAGCGGGCCATGTCCCTCTTCTCCACCCACCCGCCCATCCAGGAACGCATTGCGCGTCTGCGCCGGATGGCGGGCCAGACCGCGTAA
- a CDS encoding chemotaxis protein CheD, which yields MNEIRAFPLRHLEPRECFISRTPTLISTVLGSCVAITVFDKRTKIGGMAHAFLPYAKDYVSDPGYPCKFVDASVDYLMRVFSRLRVEHSRLEVKVFGGGDALSQCQVHRGTAGCSRSWAGVGPRNVEAAREVLAKRGLRIAAEDVGGVLGRKVLFLTHTGGVWVKKLDNGYAKNNCR from the coding sequence GTGAATGAAATCCGCGCATTTCCGCTACGGCACCTCGAGCCTCGTGAGTGCTTTATTTCCCGGACGCCTACGCTGATCAGCACTGTTCTGGGGTCGTGCGTGGCCATCACCGTGTTCGACAAGCGGACCAAAATCGGGGGCATGGCGCACGCCTTCCTCCCCTACGCCAAGGACTACGTGTCCGATCCCGGGTACCCCTGCAAGTTCGTGGACGCCAGCGTAGACTATCTGATGCGGGTGTTCTCGCGGCTGCGCGTGGAGCATTCGCGGCTGGAAGTCAAGGTGTTCGGCGGGGGCGACGCCTTGAGCCAGTGCCAAGTGCATCGGGGCACGGCGGGCTGTAGCCGCTCCTGGGCAGGCGTCGGCCCACGCAACGTGGAGGCGGCGCGGGAGGTCCTGGCAAAGCGCGGCCTGCGCATCGCGGCCGAGGACGTGGGCGGCGTGCTGGGCCGCAAGGTCCTCTTCCTCACTCATACCGGCGGCGTGTGGGTGAAGAAGCTCGACAACGGATACGCAAAGAACAACTGCCGCTGA
- a CDS encoding STAS domain-containing protein, with protein sequence MESNDLPTRRVHWRGDLVGNASGQIAQILDEAAENGLCELVLDIAGVEMVDSRGLSQLIGLGLALQREGGRLTIANPKPEIAALLAEMRLDSQFEVQEP encoded by the coding sequence GTGGAGAGCAACGACCTGCCCACCCGCAGGGTCCATTGGCGCGGCGATCTGGTGGGAAACGCTTCCGGGCAGATAGCGCAGATTCTGGATGAGGCGGCTGAAAACGGCCTCTGCGAGCTGGTGCTGGACATCGCCGGCGTGGAGATGGTCGATTCCCGCGGATTGAGCCAGCTGATCGGCCTGGGGCTGGCCCTGCAACGCGAAGGCGGCAGGCTGACCATTGCGAACCCGAAACCGGAGATCGCGGCCCTGCTTGCAGAAATGCGGCTCGACAGCCAGTTCGAGGTGCAGGAGCCCTGA